A single Paraburkholderia sp. D15 DNA region contains:
- a CDS encoding MFS transporter — protein sequence MPQPTPHSPAAAQEAPLGDVTAKAVRRSKARYQILGLLAVGTMINYLDRTVLGIAAPQLTKELGINAALMGLLFSVFSWSYVASQIPGGLFLDRFGSKLTYFLSMTFWSLFTLAQGLVHGIGALFVFRLGLGVSEAPCFPTNSRVVATWFPQNERAMATGTYTVGEYIGLAFFSPFLFMLMGAFGWRSLFFVVGGVGLVFGLIWWTFYREPRDHPSANQAELDYIEAGGGLTHRKKDAGAANAANAANTATKAGSKSGFEWRTIGRLLKHRQLTGICLGQFAGNSTLVFFLTWFPTYLATERHMAWLKIGFFAIMPFIAASIGVMFGGIFSDWLLRRGKSPNVARKLPIIAGLLLASTIVLANYVDSNVVVIAILSVAFFAQGMAALGWTLVSDIAPEGLLGVTGGIFNFAANLAGIVTPLVVGFIVAVTGSFVGALVFIGGIAMVGALSYIFVVGDIKRIVLED from the coding sequence TCAGATTCTCGGGCTGCTCGCGGTCGGCACGATGATCAACTACCTGGATCGCACGGTGCTCGGCATCGCCGCGCCGCAACTGACGAAGGAACTCGGCATCAACGCGGCGCTGATGGGTCTGCTGTTCTCGGTGTTCTCGTGGAGCTATGTGGCCTCGCAGATTCCCGGCGGCCTGTTTCTCGACCGCTTCGGCAGCAAGCTCACGTATTTTCTGTCGATGACCTTCTGGTCGCTCTTTACGCTCGCGCAAGGCCTTGTGCATGGCATCGGCGCGCTGTTCGTGTTTCGCCTCGGGCTCGGCGTGTCGGAAGCGCCGTGCTTTCCGACCAACAGCCGCGTGGTGGCGACATGGTTTCCGCAGAACGAACGCGCGATGGCGACCGGCACCTATACGGTCGGCGAATACATCGGCCTGGCGTTCTTCAGCCCGTTTCTGTTCATGCTGATGGGCGCGTTCGGCTGGCGTTCGCTGTTCTTCGTGGTGGGCGGCGTGGGGCTGGTGTTCGGGTTGATCTGGTGGACGTTTTATCGCGAGCCGCGCGATCATCCGTCGGCGAATCAGGCGGAACTCGACTATATCGAAGCGGGCGGTGGACTCACGCATCGGAAGAAAGATGCCGGGGCGGCGAATGCGGCGAATGCGGCGAATACGGCTACAAAGGCGGGCTCGAAGAGCGGCTTCGAATGGCGCACGATCGGGCGTCTGCTCAAACATCGCCAGTTGACGGGCATCTGCCTTGGCCAGTTCGCCGGCAACTCGACGCTGGTGTTCTTCCTCACGTGGTTCCCCACCTACCTCGCGACCGAACGTCATATGGCGTGGCTGAAGATCGGCTTCTTCGCGATCATGCCGTTCATTGCCGCGTCGATCGGCGTGATGTTCGGCGGCATCTTTTCCGACTGGCTGTTGCGGCGCGGCAAGTCGCCGAATGTCGCGCGCAAGCTGCCGATCATCGCCGGCCTTCTGCTCGCGTCGACGATCGTGCTCGCGAACTATGTCGACAGCAACGTGGTGGTGATCGCGATTCTTTCCGTGGCGTTTTTCGCGCAGGGCATGGCCGCGCTCGGCTGGACGCTGGTGTCCGATATCGCGCCGGAAGGGCTGCTTGGCGTGACCGGCGGCATCTTCAACTTCGCGGCCAATCTGGCCGGGATCGTCACGCCGCTGGTGGTGGGGTTTATCGTCGCGGTGACCGGCTCGTTCGTCGGCGCGCTGGTGTTCATCGGCGGGATCGCGATGGTCGGCGCGCTGTCGTATATCTTTGTGGTCGGCGATATCAAGCGGATCGTGCTGGAGGATTAG
- a CDS encoding TetR family transcriptional regulator — protein MKKGSKAAEPDTNGIAPDASRADTRRKYDPEETKRNILEVATQEFSAMGLTGARVDAIAERTHTTKRMLYYYFGSKEGLYQAVLEKVYGDIRALEQDLHVSELDPVEGMRALVEFTFDYHDRQRDFVRLVTIENIHGAKYVEQVKSFKGRNVTVIHTIEDLLARGIAAGQFRGDIDAIDLHLMISSLCFHRIGNRHTFGTAFGRDPSHPRLRARHRAMIVDAVLRFVRKED, from the coding sequence ATGAAAAAGGGAAGCAAGGCCGCCGAGCCTGATACCAACGGCATCGCGCCGGACGCGTCGCGCGCCGACACCCGTCGCAAGTACGACCCTGAAGAGACGAAGCGCAACATCCTGGAAGTCGCGACCCAGGAGTTCTCCGCCATGGGCCTGACCGGCGCCCGCGTCGACGCGATCGCGGAGCGCACCCACACCACCAAGCGCATGCTGTACTACTACTTCGGCAGCAAGGAAGGGTTGTACCAGGCGGTGCTGGAAAAGGTCTACGGCGACATTCGCGCGCTCGAACAGGATCTGCACGTGAGCGAACTCGACCCGGTCGAGGGTATGCGCGCGCTGGTCGAATTCACCTTCGACTATCACGACCGGCAGCGCGATTTCGTGCGTCTGGTGACCATCGAGAACATTCACGGCGCGAAGTACGTCGAGCAGGTGAAGTCCTTCAAAGGGCGCAACGTCACCGTGATTCATACGATCGAGGACCTGCTCGCGCGCGGCATCGCCGCCGGGCAGTTCCGCGGCGACATCGACGCGATCGATCTGCATCTGATGATCAGTTCGCTGTGCTTTCATCGCATCGGCAATCGCCACACGTTCGGCACGGCGTTCGGGCGCGATCCGTCGCATCCGCGCCTGCGCGCGCGGCATCGCGCGATGATCGTCGACGCGGTGCTGCGCTTCGTGCGCAAGGAAGATTGA
- a CDS encoding FAD-binding oxidoreductase, with the protein MQSFYEATVTRSSTYAPLDGRRSLGVCIIGGGLAGLSTALGLAGRGVTDIAVLEARQVGFGASGRNGGFVFGGYSLDCADLLKALGPARARELYTLTTDAVDLMRERIQRHAIDCDVTDAGVILANWFDEPARLDAQRRLMRDAFGVDWEPVPAAQLAGQLKTHRYHGGLFERNAFHFHPLKYVLGIAAAAARAGVRIHEQSPVIRLRKEGAGFVVHTPNGTLDAQHVVMAGGGYARNVYAKVERAVLPIATYVMATEPLGARLADAIDTRAAIYDTRFAFDYYRPLPDTRILWGGRISVRDRAPAAIARLLRRDLLKVYPQLRDVRIDYAWGGLMSYARHKMPQIGRSTDGVWYAVGFGGHGMAPTTVSGELLAAAISGERPVPDAFATFGLTPAYGALGLAAAQLTYTAMQTRDALAERRRPARASS; encoded by the coding sequence ATGCAAAGTTTCTACGAAGCCACCGTCACCCGTTCCTCCACCTACGCGCCGCTCGATGGCCGGCGCAGCCTTGGCGTGTGCATCATCGGCGGGGGGCTGGCGGGATTGTCCACCGCGTTGGGGCTGGCCGGGCGCGGCGTGACGGACATCGCGGTGCTCGAAGCGCGTCAGGTGGGCTTTGGGGCGTCCGGGCGCAACGGTGGCTTCGTGTTCGGCGGCTACAGCCTGGATTGCGCCGATCTGTTGAAGGCGCTCGGCCCGGCACGCGCCCGCGAACTCTACACGCTGACCACCGACGCCGTCGATCTGATGCGCGAGCGCATCCAGCGCCATGCGATCGATTGCGACGTGACCGACGCCGGCGTGATCCTCGCCAACTGGTTCGACGAACCCGCCCGCCTCGACGCGCAACGGCGTCTGATGCGCGATGCATTCGGCGTCGACTGGGAGCCGGTGCCGGCCGCGCAACTCGCCGGGCAATTGAAAACCCACCGCTATCACGGCGGGCTGTTCGAGCGCAACGCCTTCCATTTTCATCCGCTGAAGTACGTGCTCGGCATTGCCGCCGCGGCGGCGCGCGCCGGCGTGCGGATTCACGAGCAGTCGCCGGTGATCCGTCTGCGAAAGGAAGGAGCAGGCTTCGTCGTGCACACGCCGAACGGCACGCTCGACGCGCAGCATGTCGTGATGGCGGGCGGCGGTTATGCGCGCAACGTCTACGCGAAGGTCGAACGCGCGGTGCTGCCGATCGCCACCTACGTGATGGCGACCGAACCGCTCGGTGCGCGCCTCGCCGACGCGATCGACACGCGCGCCGCGATCTACGACACCCGTTTCGCGTTCGACTATTACCGCCCGTTGCCGGACACCCGCATTCTGTGGGGCGGCCGCATTTCCGTGCGCGACCGCGCGCCGGCCGCGATCGCCAGGCTGTTGCGGCGCGATCTGCTGAAGGTCTATCCGCAACTGCGCGACGTGCGGATCGACTACGCGTGGGGCGGCCTGATGAGCTACGCGCGTCACAAGATGCCGCAGATCGGCCGCAGCACGGACGGCGTGTGGTACGCGGTCGGTTTCGGCGGACACGGAATGGCGCCCACCACGGTATCCGGCGAATTGCTGGCGGCCGCCATTTCCGGCGAGCGGCCGGTGCCTGACGCGTTCGCCACATTCGGCCTGACGCCTGCCTATGGCGCGCTCGGTCTCGCGGCGGCTCAACTGACCTACACGGCGATGCAGACCCGCGACGCGCTGGCCGAACGGCGCCGGCCCGCTCGCGCCAGTTCGTGA